One part of the Lotus japonicus ecotype B-129 chromosome 2, LjGifu_v1.2 genome encodes these proteins:
- the LOC130736633 gene encoding pentatricopeptide repeat-containing protein At1g63130, mitochondrial-like, translating into MKDQGVLLDVYAYNVLMDGMTKSGRFVDAKEIFQMLQTKGYPLTIPSYDTMIHALCKEDFLDESLGLFSEMEVRDCLPDAITFDIIIRTLLDKGEKVKAAEFIHIMNERFGILNRYEIGKLVGKVNLGASSGVLEQFNELSAITVGPSKTPKRILNSNQRMRAIILQSLEEGADDDGGSGNGDAIHGGGGPNKKKK; encoded by the exons ATGAAAGACCAAGGTGTTCTGCTGGATGTTTATGCGTATAATGTGCTTATGGACGGAATGACCAAATCTGGTAGATTCGTGGATGCAAAAGAAATATTTCAGATGCTTCAAACCAAAGGGTATCCTCTAACTATTCCTTCATACGATACCATGATCCATGCCCTTTGTAAAGAGGATTTCCTCGATGAATCATTGGGATTATTTTCAGAAATGGAAGTCAGGGATTGCCTTCCCGACGCTATAACTTTTGATATTATTATTCGCACCCTACTAGATAAAGGAGAGAAAGTTAAGGCGGCTGAGTTTATTCACATTATGAATGAGAGATTTGGTATATTGAATAG GTATGAAATTGGAAAGTTGGTAGGGAAAGTTAATCTAGGAGCTTCTTCG GGTGTTCTCGAGCAATTTAACGAGTTGAGTGCTATCACAGTAGGCCCCAGCAAGACGCCAAAGCGGATCCTCAATTCCAACCAGCGTATGCGGGCTATCATACTGCAGAGTTTGGAGGAAGgggctgatgatgatggt